Proteins from one Streptomyces sp. NBC_00289 genomic window:
- a CDS encoding LLM class flavin-dependent oxidoreductase yields MTGLGAVFRPQLPPERLRDVVRVADESGLEELWLWEDCFREGGISTAAAALAWSERVRVGVGLLPVPLRNVAITAMEAAALHRMFPGRAVLGVGHGVQDWMGQVGARVESPLTLLREHLDALRALLRGERVTTDGRYVKLDDVALDWPPEGPVEVLAGATGPRSLRLSGEAADGTVLTASTSLDGLREARRLIDEGRAAAGRSGEPHQVVVYLLAATGPDAAARLRAELVAEGDGAVPDLGVAGDAGAVAKAVQRLAEAGADTVILQPTGDEPDPEGFVRFAAQEVRRLVP; encoded by the coding sequence ATGACTGGACTAGGTGCCGTGTTCCGCCCCCAGCTTCCCCCCGAGCGCCTGCGTGACGTCGTTCGGGTCGCTGATGAGAGTGGGCTCGAGGAGCTGTGGCTCTGGGAGGACTGTTTTCGGGAGGGTGGGATTTCCACCGCGGCGGCCGCGCTCGCGTGGAGTGAGCGGGTGCGGGTCGGGGTCGGGTTGTTGCCTGTGCCGTTGCGGAACGTCGCCATCACCGCCATGGAGGCGGCTGCGCTGCACCGGATGTTTCCCGGTCGTGCCGTGCTCGGTGTCGGGCACGGGGTGCAGGACTGGATGGGGCAGGTGGGGGCGCGGGTCGAGTCGCCGCTGACCCTGCTGCGGGAGCATCTCGACGCGTTGCGCGCCCTGTTGCGTGGAGAGCGCGTCACCACCGACGGGCGGTACGTGAAGCTGGACGACGTCGCCCTCGACTGGCCGCCCGAGGGCCCCGTCGAGGTGCTGGCCGGTGCCACCGGGCCGCGCTCGCTGCGGCTCTCCGGCGAGGCTGCCGACGGGACGGTGCTGACCGCCTCCACCTCGCTCGACGGCCTGCGTGAGGCGCGCCGGCTCATCGACGAGGGGCGTGCCGCGGCCGGCCGGAGCGGCGAGCCGCACCAGGTGGTCGTCTATCTCCTCGCCGCCACCGGACCCGACGCCGCCGCCCGGCTGCGCGCCGAACTGGTGGCCGAGGGTGACGGCGCGGTCCCCGACCTCGGCGTCGCCGGGGACGCGGGTGCCGTGGCGAAGGCGGTCCAGCGGCTGGCGGAGGCGGGTGCCGACACCGTGATCCTCCAGCCGACCGGCGACGAACCGGATCCGGAGGGCTTCGTGCGCTTCGCCGCCCAGGAAGTCCGGCGGCTGGTGCCGTGA
- a CDS encoding OmpA family protein — protein MTRTSPRPAAPRLALVLVATSVMVAGNIVGAVSARADDTPSVPPGTEPTAAAPVKVDANDPDLKLPEGATLAGAKVLDIKQVVEDQSGDERREDTNADVKFALQAEVLFGKDSARLGAEAKARIGGIADEIKNQHATQIRVFGFTDDLGSSAHGDVLSKQRANAVQDVLDQELNDSGITFEVRGYGEQYPISSNATEEGRKKNRRVEVSFPRTGG, from the coding sequence ATGACCCGCACCTCTCCTCGGCCCGCGGCCCCTCGCCTCGCGCTGGTCCTCGTGGCGACTTCGGTCATGGTCGCCGGCAACATCGTCGGCGCCGTGTCGGCCCGCGCCGACGACACCCCCAGTGTCCCCCCGGGCACCGAACCCACCGCAGCCGCCCCCGTGAAGGTCGACGCGAACGACCCGGACCTGAAGCTCCCCGAGGGCGCCACCCTGGCCGGCGCCAAGGTTCTCGACATCAAGCAGGTCGTGGAGGACCAGAGCGGCGACGAACGCCGTGAGGACACCAACGCGGACGTGAAGTTCGCCCTCCAGGCGGAGGTGCTGTTCGGCAAGGACAGCGCCAGGCTGGGGGCGGAGGCCAAGGCCCGCATCGGGGGAATCGCCGACGAGATCAAGAACCAGCACGCGACACAGATCCGCGTCTTCGGCTTCACGGACGACCTCGGTTCCTCGGCCCACGGCGACGTCCTGTCCAAGCAGCGCGCCAACGCCGTACAGGACGTCCTGGACCAGGAACTCAACGACTCCGGAATCACCTTCGAGGTACGCGGCTACGGCGAGCAGTACCCGATCTCGTCCAACGCGACGGAGGAGGGCCGCAAGAAGAACCGAAGGGTGGAGGTCTCCTTCCCCCGCACAGGAGGCTGA
- a CDS encoding isoprenyl transferase, whose amino-acid sequence MNLRDKLRGLLVRLYARRVEGHLDHAQVPKHIGVIMDGNRRWAKAAGSTTVHGHRAGAEKIEEFLGWCSETDVEVVTLWLLSTDNFDRPQEELGPLLGIIEDVVRTLAADGRWRVHHVGTPDLLPSPMQTALKEAEESTAHIGGILVNVAIGYGGRQEIADAVRSMILDAADKGGSMEDLAESVTVDAISRHLYTGAQPDPDLVIRTSGEQRLSGFMLWQTAHAEYYFCEVFWPAFRKVDFLRALRDYAARHRRYGG is encoded by the coding sequence GTGAACCTGCGCGACAAGCTGCGCGGCCTGCTGGTCAGGCTGTACGCACGCCGGGTGGAAGGCCACCTGGACCACGCTCAGGTGCCCAAGCACATCGGCGTCATCATGGACGGCAACCGGCGCTGGGCGAAGGCCGCGGGTTCCACCACGGTCCACGGTCACCGTGCGGGCGCCGAGAAGATCGAGGAGTTCCTCGGCTGGTGCTCCGAGACGGACGTCGAGGTCGTCACCCTCTGGCTGCTGTCGACGGACAACTTCGACCGGCCCCAGGAGGAACTCGGTCCGCTGCTCGGCATCATCGAGGACGTCGTCCGGACCCTCGCGGCCGACGGCCGCTGGCGGGTGCACCACGTCGGCACGCCCGATCTGCTGCCCTCCCCGATGCAGACCGCGCTGAAGGAGGCCGAGGAGTCCACGGCGCACATCGGCGGAATACTGGTGAACGTCGCCATCGGCTACGGCGGTCGCCAGGAGATCGCCGACGCGGTGCGGTCGATGATTCTCGACGCCGCCGACAAGGGCGGGTCGATGGAGGACCTCGCCGAGTCCGTCACCGTCGACGCGATCAGCCGTCACCTCTACACGGGTGCCCAGCCCGACCCCGACCTCGTGATCCGTACCAGCGGTGAGCAGCGGCTGTCCGGATTCATGCTGTGGCAGACGGCCCACGCGGAGTACTACTTCTGTGAGGTCTTCTGGCCGGCCTTCCGCAAGGTCGACTTCCTGCGCGCCCTGCGCGACTACGCGGCCCGCCACCGGCGCTACGGCGGCTGA
- a CDS encoding DUF5936 domain-containing protein encodes MALLLAAAMALSVWGVFAGIRMYRADAKLPGDLVLALEVGATRTGAVDSLIDRMGMRYAPAVLRLMGPRRVARYRRKIDLAGNPGGLTIDRYAARRAVYGFLGGVGGLVFLFKGNVLLALVLFAFGAFWTEVGIWSAIRIRKDVIERTLPDFLDVLAVVVSAGLGFRQALDRVALKYEGPWADELRITLRQMDLGMSRRHAFAELRRRNDSEQVAMFVTALQQGEELGAPIVDTLVALAKDMRRTDAQNARRKAARAVPKATMMITTFMVPATMILLGAGLLLGSGTDFGSITGK; translated from the coding sequence ATGGCACTTCTGCTGGCAGCCGCGATGGCCCTCAGCGTGTGGGGCGTCTTCGCCGGCATCCGCATGTACCGGGCCGACGCCAAGCTCCCCGGTGACCTGGTGCTGGCCCTGGAGGTCGGCGCGACCCGCACCGGCGCGGTCGACTCCCTGATCGACCGCATGGGCATGCGGTACGCGCCCGCGGTGCTGCGCCTGATGGGCCCGCGGCGGGTGGCGCGCTACCGCCGCAAGATCGACCTGGCGGGCAACCCGGGCGGCCTGACGATCGACCGCTACGCGGCCCGCCGGGCGGTCTACGGCTTCCTCGGCGGCGTCGGCGGCCTGGTCTTCCTCTTCAAGGGCAACGTACTGCTGGCCCTCGTCCTCTTCGCGTTCGGCGCGTTCTGGACGGAGGTCGGCATCTGGTCGGCGATCCGCATCCGCAAGGACGTCATCGAGCGGACGCTGCCGGACTTCCTGGACGTCCTCGCGGTGGTGGTCAGCGCGGGACTGGGCTTCCGCCAGGCCCTGGACCGCGTGGCCCTGAAGTACGAGGGACCCTGGGCGGACGAACTCCGCATCACCCTGCGTCAGATGGACCTCGGCATGAGCCGCCGCCATGCCTTCGCGGAACTGCGCCGCCGCAACGACTCCGAGCAGGTCGCGATGTTCGTGACGGCGCTGCAGCAGGGGGAGGAACTGGGCGCGCCGATCGTGGACACGCTGGTGGCCCTGGCGAAGGACATGCGCCGCACCGACGCCCAGAACGCCCGCCGCAAGGCGGCCCGCGCGGTCCCCAAGGCCACGATGATGATCACCACGTTCATGGTCCCGGCGACGATGATCCTGCTCGGCGCGGGACTCCTCCTGGGCTCCGGCACGGACTTCGGCTCCATCACGGGCAAGTAG
- a CDS encoding class I SAM-dependent methyltransferase: MACERTVDQAPRGFGDLVAEGVSVPTEGWDFSWFEGRATEARPSWGYATSTAERLAGADAVLDIQTGGGEVLDFALGRASRTPALTVATEGWPPNVAKATALLRPRGVAVVASPEDAGLPFADGAFDLVVSRHPVRPHWREIVRVLRPGGTYFAQHVGPASAFELVECFLGPQPDQQRSTRHPDRERAEAEAAGLEIVDLRAERLRMEFHDIAAVVHFLRKVIWMVPDFTVEAYEAQLRSLHERIESRGAFVAYSTRHLFEARRPGNAG; the protein is encoded by the coding sequence ATGGCATGCGAACGAACCGTCGACCAGGCACCCCGCGGTTTCGGCGATCTCGTCGCCGAGGGCGTCTCCGTGCCGACCGAGGGGTGGGACTTCTCCTGGTTCGAGGGGCGGGCCACCGAGGCGCGGCCCTCCTGGGGCTACGCGACGTCGACGGCCGAACGGCTGGCCGGCGCCGACGCCGTGCTCGACATCCAGACCGGGGGAGGGGAGGTCCTGGACTTCGCCCTCGGCAGAGCCTCGCGGACACCCGCGCTCACCGTCGCCACCGAGGGCTGGCCGCCCAACGTCGCCAAGGCCACCGCCCTGCTCCGCCCGCGCGGGGTGGCCGTCGTGGCGTCGCCCGAAGACGCCGGACTTCCCTTCGCGGACGGCGCCTTCGACCTCGTCGTCAGCCGGCATCCCGTGCGCCCCCACTGGCGGGAGATCGTCCGGGTGCTCCGGCCCGGCGGCACGTACTTCGCCCAGCACGTGGGCCCCGCCAGCGCCTTCGAGCTCGTCGAGTGCTTCCTCGGACCCCAGCCGGACCAACAGCGCAGCACCCGCCATCCCGACCGCGAGCGGGCGGAGGCGGAGGCCGCCGGCCTGGAGATCGTCGACCTGCGTGCCGAACGGCTCCGCATGGAGTTCCACGACATCGCGGCCGTCGTGCACTTCCTGCGCAAGGTGATCTGGATGGTCCCCGACTTCACCGTCGAGGCGTACGAGGCCCAACTCCGGTCGCTGCACGAGCGGATCGAGTCGCGGGGCGCCTTCGTCGCGTACAGCACCCGGCACCTCTTCGAGGCCCGTAGGCCGGGCAACGCCGGATGA
- a CDS encoding Flp family type IVb pilin, producing MSNWINTTVAYLQARATRDDKGQTAVEYLGIIAVVVAIVLAITGTSIGQTIYDAITAQIAKVTG from the coding sequence ATGAGCAACTGGATCAACACCACAGTCGCGTACCTTCAGGCCCGGGCCACCCGCGACGACAAGGGCCAGACCGCGGTGGAGTACCTGGGCATCATCGCGGTGGTGGTGGCGATCGTGCTGGCGATCACGGGGACGAGCATCGGGCAGACGATTTACGACGCGATCACCGCGCAGATCGCGAAGGTGACCGGCTGA
- a CDS encoding DUF192 domain-containing protein, whose translation MRRWRDGWGSLVVCGEEVDVTVPLEIAGSYRARTKGLLGRSSVDGAILLSPAGSVHTFRMRMPIDVAYLDRHLEVIAVRTMKPGRLGLPRLRSRHVLEAEAGAMARWGVRAGARVDVVVE comes from the coding sequence GTGCGGCGGTGGCGGGATGGGTGGGGGTCGTTGGTCGTGTGTGGAGAGGAAGTCGACGTCACCGTGCCGTTGGAAATCGCCGGTTCGTATCGGGCACGCACCAAGGGGCTGTTGGGGCGGAGTTCCGTCGACGGGGCGATTCTGTTGTCGCCTGCCGGCAGTGTGCACACCTTTCGCATGCGTATGCCCATCGACGTCGCCTACCTCGACCGTCACCTCGAGGTCATCGCCGTGCGCACCATGAAGCCGGGTCGGCTGGGGCTGCCCCGCCTGCGGTCCCGGCATGTGCTGGAGGCCGAGGCGGGGGCGATGGCCCGGTGGGGAGTGCGGGCCGGGGCGCGGGTGGACGTGGTGGTGGAGTAG
- a CDS encoding GNAT family N-acetyltransferase: MTDQAARVRLRRVTDADLETFLDFEHDDEAVRRSRFAARPRDVFLAHWRSSILGDETCLVRTVTVDGEPAGHVVAWWEKGQRNGPEGDRRFLGYWLGRPYWGRGIGPEAVALFLREEGNRPLYADPFAGNTASVRLLEKLGFQRVGTVRHGEDEHVLLALPAQAV, from the coding sequence ATGACCGACCAGGCAGCGCGTGTACGGCTGCGGCGCGTGACCGACGCCGACCTCGAGACCTTCCTCGACTTCGAGCACGACGACGAAGCCGTCCGGCGTTCCCGGTTCGCCGCCCGGCCGCGTGACGTCTTCCTGGCCCACTGGAGGTCGTCGATCCTCGGGGACGAGACCTGTCTCGTGCGGACGGTCACCGTGGACGGTGAACCGGCCGGGCATGTCGTCGCCTGGTGGGAGAAAGGACAGCGGAACGGGCCGGAGGGCGACCGGCGCTTCCTCGGGTACTGGCTCGGGCGCCCCTACTGGGGGCGCGGTATCGGCCCCGAAGCCGTGGCCCTGTTCCTGCGTGAGGAGGGCAACCGGCCCCTGTACGCCGACCCCTTCGCCGGCAACACCGCCTCCGTGCGCCTTCTGGAGAAGCTCGGCTTCCAGCGCGTGGGCACCGTGCGCCACGGCGAGGACGAGCACGTGTTGCTGGCCCTGCCGGCACAGGCCGTATGA
- a CDS encoding PhoH family protein, translating into MVTSTKRRMPDRRTYVLDTSVLLADPNALNRFDEHEVVLPIVVVTELEAKRHHPELGYFARQALRLLDEFRVRHGRLDAPIPIGELGGTVRVELNHSDPSVLPSGYRLGDNDSRILAVARNLQAEGYDVTVVSKDLPLRIKASSVGLLAEEYRAELAITGSSGWTGMSELTLAGEQVDSLFEEGHAYVPEASELPVHTGLTIQSERGKALGRVTAEGNVRLVRGDREAFGIKGRSAEQRIALDILLDPDIGIVSMGGRAGTGKSALALCAGLEAVLERRQHQKVMVFRPLYAVGGQELGYLPGSESEKMSPWAQAVFDTLSAVTSREVIEEVTARGMLEVLPLTHIRGRSLHDAFVIVDEAQSLERNVLLTVLSRIGANSRVVLTHDVAQRDNLRVGRYDGVVAVVEKLKGHPLFAHVTLTRSERSQIAALVTEMLEDGHI; encoded by the coding sequence GTGGTGACCAGCACAAAGCGCCGTATGCCAGACCGGCGCACCTATGTTCTCGACACCAGCGTTCTGCTGGCCGACCCGAACGCCCTGAACCGCTTCGACGAGCACGAAGTCGTGCTCCCCATCGTCGTGGTCACGGAGCTGGAGGCCAAGCGGCACCATCCCGAGCTCGGCTACTTCGCCCGGCAGGCCCTGCGCCTGCTCGACGAGTTCCGGGTCCGGCACGGTCGCCTCGACGCCCCCATCCCGATCGGGGAACTCGGCGGGACCGTCCGTGTCGAGCTCAACCACTCGGACCCCAGCGTGCTGCCCAGCGGCTACCGCCTGGGGGACAACGACTCCCGCATCCTCGCGGTCGCCCGCAACCTGCAGGCCGAGGGGTACGACGTCACGGTCGTGTCGAAGGACCTCCCGCTCAGGATCAAGGCGTCCTCGGTCGGTCTCCTCGCCGAGGAGTACCGCGCGGAGCTCGCCATCACGGGCTCGTCCGGCTGGACCGGAATGTCCGAACTGACCCTGGCCGGGGAGCAGGTGGACAGCCTCTTCGAGGAGGGGCACGCCTATGTGCCCGAAGCCTCCGAACTCCCCGTGCACACCGGCCTGACGATCCAGTCGGAGCGGGGCAAGGCGCTGGGGCGGGTCACGGCCGAGGGCAACGTCCGTCTGGTGCGCGGCGATCGCGAGGCGTTCGGCATCAAGGGCCGCAGCGCCGAGCAGCGCATCGCGCTGGACATCCTGCTCGATCCGGACATCGGCATCGTGTCGATGGGCGGCCGGGCCGGCACCGGCAAGTCGGCGCTCGCGCTGTGCGCCGGTCTGGAGGCGGTCCTGGAGCGCCGACAGCACCAGAAGGTGATGGTCTTCCGGCCGCTGTACGCGGTGGGCGGGCAGGAGCTGGGCTATCTGCCGGGCTCCGAGTCCGAGAAGATGAGCCCCTGGGCGCAGGCGGTCTTCGACACGCTGTCCGCGGTCACCAGCCGCGAGGTCATCGAAGAGGTCACCGCGCGGGGGATGCTGGAAGTGCTCCCGCTCACCCACATCCGGGGGCGGTCGCTGCACGACGCCTTCGTGATCGTGGACGAGGCCCAGTCCCTCGAGCGGAATGTGCTTCTCACCGTTCTGTCCCGGATCGGCGCGAATTCGCGGGTCGTTCTGACCCACGATGTGGCGCAAAGGGACAATCTGCGGGTCGGGCGATACGACGGTGTCGTTGCCGTCGTGGAGAAACTGAAGGGGCATCCGCTCTTCGCCCACGTCACGCTGACACGGTCCGAGAGGTCCCAGATCGCGGCACTTGTGACCGAAATGCTGGAGGACGGCCACATCTGA
- a CDS encoding sensor histidine kinase produces the protein MPSYGSSAAEGAEPPQGPPAPDDEGRRGGAAGNQPPAEDRPNPPQQPAPAQGPAPAQGPAPAQGPAPATRPAPVAIPAPTTNPIPTTNPIPTTNPIPITEPALTTDPPSPPIPIQINALQAMCRQVFGFRLAMIAVAAPAALLNAAPGLGTRLVSAAVIVTFMASYALFRDWERFGPLLLRHPTLLAVDTLFGSLLLVSAGPDTTLAYVSVCTPLLAGIVYGWRGAAVFASLQSLILLLVYATLQDPHAGPAESLLLPGLCVITGAIGSTLRNLMLRFGAATQALTAVQARLAVTEAVAAERARLAREMHDSVAKTLHGVALAADGLAASAGADDLDPAVVKEQSALVARAARRAAAESRELLTDLRRESDPAHDTDVLTELRAHTRNFGTRTGMPTTYTPTGRRGAFPVPPAVARQLLTITTEALENAHRHARATRVDVRAGVHGELLSISVYDDGCGLPPDTSLERLSRTGHFGLVGMVERAASVGARIRIGRGAHPRGTEIRLDLPLAALRTAHP, from the coding sequence GTGCCGTCGTACGGGTCGTCGGCCGCCGAGGGCGCCGAGCCCCCACAGGGGCCACCGGCACCGGACGACGAAGGCCGCAGGGGTGGTGCGGCCGGGAACCAGCCCCCGGCCGAAGACCGGCCCAACCCCCCACAACAACCCGCACCCGCCCAAGGCCCCGCTCCCGCCCAAGGCCCCGCACCCGCCCAAGGCCCCGCTCCTGCCACACGCCCCGCACCGGTCGCGATCCCCGCCCCGACCACGAACCCCATCCCGACCACAAACCCCATCCCGACCACAAACCCCATCCCGATCACAGAGCCCGCCCTCACCACAGACCCGCCCTCGCCCCCCATCCCGATCCAGATCAACGCCCTACAGGCGATGTGCCGTCAGGTCTTCGGCTTCCGCCTGGCCATGATCGCCGTAGCCGCCCCCGCCGCCCTCCTCAACGCCGCCCCCGGCCTGGGAACCCGCCTGGTCAGCGCGGCGGTGATCGTCACCTTCATGGCCTCCTACGCGCTCTTCAGGGACTGGGAACGCTTCGGCCCCCTCCTCCTGCGCCACCCCACGCTCCTCGCCGTGGACACGCTGTTCGGCTCCCTGCTCCTCGTCTCCGCGGGCCCGGACACCACCCTCGCCTACGTCAGCGTCTGCACCCCGCTGCTGGCCGGCATCGTCTACGGCTGGCGAGGCGCCGCCGTCTTCGCCTCGCTCCAGTCGCTGATCCTCCTGCTCGTCTACGCGACCCTCCAGGACCCGCACGCCGGCCCCGCCGAGTCCCTGCTCCTGCCCGGCCTCTGCGTGATCACCGGGGCGATCGGCTCGACCCTGCGCAACCTGATGCTCCGCTTCGGCGCGGCCACCCAGGCCCTGACGGCCGTACAGGCGCGTCTGGCGGTCACGGAGGCGGTGGCCGCCGAACGGGCCCGTCTGGCACGCGAGATGCACGACTCGGTGGCGAAGACCCTGCACGGGGTGGCTCTGGCGGCGGACGGCCTGGCGGCCTCCGCGGGCGCCGACGACCTGGATCCGGCCGTGGTGAAGGAACAGTCCGCACTGGTGGCCCGAGCGGCCCGCCGAGCCGCCGCGGAATCCCGTGAGCTCCTGACCGACCTGCGTCGCGAGTCGGACCCGGCCCACGACACGGACGTACTCACAGAACTGCGCGCCCACACACGGAACTTCGGCACCCGCACAGGCATGCCGACGACCTACACCCCGACGGGCCGACGCGGCGCGTTCCCGGTCCCACCCGCAGTGGCCCGCCAGCTCCTCACCATCACCACCGAGGCCCTGGAAAACGCCCACCGTCACGCGCGGGCCACCCGCGTCGACGTCAGGGCGGGCGTCCACGGCGAACTGCTCAGCATCAGCGTGTACGACGACGGATGCGGCCTGCCCCCCGACACCAGCCTGGAACGGCTCAGCAGAACGGGCCACTTCGGCCTGGTCGGCATGGTCGAGCGGGCCGCCTCGGTGGGAGCCCGCATCCGCATCGGCCGCGGCGCCCACCCCCGGGGCACGGAAATCCGCCTGGACCTCCCGTTGGCAGCCCTGAGGACAGCGCATCCATGA
- a CDS encoding pilus assembly protein TadG-related protein yields the protein MTRLRRHSDAGQAFPIYIMVVAGLLFLAFAYLAVGQAAANRNGAQTAADAAALAAALDTRDALWDEWVDKIADPADWQAVFDGGGVEFLGCERAAQLASQNDATAQCVRTYGLLPGYTVDVTTNKSVGDSIVPGTESVHSKATATAVIEPLCTFPPPGDDTDEDTLPTLTCQGVEWILKPDDLTDLPEPEDLFDVHLAD from the coding sequence CTGACGCGTCTTCGTAGGCACAGCGACGCGGGGCAGGCTTTCCCCATCTACATCATGGTGGTGGCGGGCCTGCTCTTTCTCGCGTTCGCCTACCTGGCGGTCGGCCAGGCCGCGGCGAATCGGAACGGAGCCCAGACGGCAGCCGACGCGGCGGCCCTCGCGGCGGCCCTGGACACACGGGACGCGCTCTGGGACGAGTGGGTCGACAAGATCGCCGACCCGGCCGACTGGCAGGCCGTCTTCGACGGCGGCGGAGTCGAGTTCCTCGGATGCGAGCGTGCCGCGCAGTTGGCCTCCCAGAACGACGCCACCGCTCAGTGCGTGCGGACGTACGGGCTGCTACCGGGCTACACGGTCGACGTCACGACGAACAAGTCCGTCGGCGACTCGATAGTCCCCGGCACCGAGAGCGTGCACTCCAAGGCCACCGCAACCGCCGTGATCGAGCCGCTCTGCACGTTCCCGCCTCCCGGAGACGACACCGACGAGGACACGCTGCCGACGCTCACGTGCCAAGGCGTGGAGTGGATCCTGAAGCCGGACGATCTCACCGATCTCCCGGAACCCGAGGACCTCTTCGACGTCCATCTGGCCGACTGA
- a CDS encoding response regulator produces the protein MRYDPTPHPGLSQPSSRPPSEAFPPTVPAAPVRVVVADDNPVVRAGLTALLSGRADTTVVAEAADGREACEAAQRHRPDVVLLDVRMPGVDGISALPDLVRIAPVVMLTYSREPEIVEEALRRGAGGYLVHGEFTVDQLVAAVKDIRQGRAHFTPTAAEALPARLRRTASGTAHEAEAASAASQPQPWIPDESVRRSLSYIPTPATSRESLSHVQPSMGQSSSGWVSGRPVAPDRSLFQLSTREAEIMDHIASGMTNQQIAALCFISEKTVKNHINRIFAKLHSTSRTEAAAKWLGTASMTPRGVL, from the coding sequence ATGCGCTACGACCCGACTCCGCACCCAGGTCTCTCGCAGCCGTCCTCCCGGCCGCCGTCCGAGGCGTTTCCGCCGACGGTTCCCGCCGCCCCGGTGCGTGTCGTGGTGGCCGACGACAACCCGGTGGTCCGCGCGGGCCTCACGGCACTTCTGTCCGGCCGAGCGGACACCACCGTCGTGGCTGAGGCGGCCGACGGCCGCGAGGCCTGCGAGGCGGCCCAACGGCACCGCCCCGACGTCGTCCTCCTGGACGTCCGCATGCCGGGAGTGGACGGCATCTCGGCCCTCCCCGACCTGGTGCGGATCGCCCCCGTCGTGATGCTCACGTACAGCCGCGAACCGGAGATCGTCGAGGAGGCCCTGCGCAGAGGAGCCGGCGGCTACCTGGTCCACGGGGAGTTCACCGTCGACCAGTTGGTGGCCGCGGTGAAGGACATCAGGCAAGGCCGGGCCCACTTCACCCCGACGGCCGCGGAGGCCCTGCCGGCCCGACTCCGCCGGACCGCGAGCGGGACCGCGCACGAGGCGGAAGCGGCATCAGCTGCTTCGCAACCGCAACCTTGGATCCCGGATGAGTCAGTGCGTAGGAGCCTCTCGTACATACCGACTCCAGCGACTTCGCGAGAATCGCTTTCGCATGTGCAACCAAGTATGGGACAGTCTTCGTCTGGGTGGGTGAGCGGCCGCCCGGTCGCTCCCGACCGGTCGCTGTTCCAACTGAGTACGAGGGAGGCGGAGATCATGGACCACATCGCGTCGGGGATGACCAACCAGCAGATCGCCGCCCTCTGCTTCATCAGCGAGAAGACGGTCAAGAACCACATCAACCGAATCTTCGCCAAGCTGCACAGCACCAGCCGCACCGAGGCCGCCGCCAAGTGGCTCGGCACCGCCTCGATGACACCCCGAGGTGTGCTGTGA